One part of the Thiothrix nivea DSM 5205 genome encodes these proteins:
- a CDS encoding serine hydrolase domain-containing protein, translating into MTLTQPVKPGFIRAIFLALILTLLTACGGGGNNQTTTVATASSFSASQADTSINQILARTVAQENIVNSVILFAAPDQHYQYLQAGGTANPTSNEAMTPAHPFRIASLSKPFTATVVLQLVEEGYFSLDTPLSGILADADMPAGYTLDDLHVLQGKKSGGSITIRQLLQHTSGIRDFMMDAPTGNPATASGGIVASTVLDSLNSNPQGLAARQWDKQQLLAYYLDSGYGQNALFAPGSQHYYSDSGYLLLGIVIEKATGLSLTANLRARIFDRLGLAHTYHENFEAARGGVLAHHFFDLKAFGNQQNIDVAAANINTSASWAGGAIVSSAEDLLVFLQALMHNELFRNASTLADMQRLTSASPNYGLGLMGGTINGYQVWAHTGFWGTLMAYSPQKNAWLVIAVNQVMADVEAVGMAVFQAALDAKL; encoded by the coding sequence ATGACGCTCACGCAGCCCGTGAAACCCGGCTTTATCCGGGCTATTTTTCTCGCCTTGATCCTCACCCTGCTGACAGCCTGCGGCGGCGGGGGCAACAACCAGACAACCACTGTAGCAACAGCCAGCAGCTTTTCAGCCAGCCAGGCCGATACATCCATCAACCAGATACTGGCGCGTACTGTTGCCCAGGAAAATATTGTCAATTCTGTCATTCTGTTCGCCGCACCTGACCAGCATTACCAGTACCTGCAAGCCGGGGGAACTGCCAACCCCACCAGCAACGAGGCCATGACGCCTGCCCACCCGTTCCGCATCGCCAGCCTGTCGAAACCGTTTACCGCCACTGTCGTGCTGCAACTGGTGGAGGAAGGCTATTTCAGCCTGGATACGCCGTTGTCCGGCATCCTGGCCGACGCCGACATGCCCGCTGGTTATACGCTGGATGACCTGCACGTTTTACAGGGCAAAAAATCCGGCGGTTCCATTACCATACGGCAATTGCTCCAGCATACTTCGGGCATCCGCGATTTCATGATGGATGCCCCCACCGGCAACCCTGCCACAGCCAGTGGCGGCATTGTCGCCAGTACCGTACTGGATTCGCTCAACAGCAACCCGCAAGGGCTGGCAGCACGCCAGTGGGACAAACAGCAATTGCTTGCCTACTACCTGGATTCCGGCTATGGGCAAAACGCCCTGTTTGCGCCGGGCAGCCAGCATTACTACAGCGACAGCGGCTATTTGCTGCTGGGCATCGTGATCGAAAAAGCCACCGGCTTGTCACTGACCGCCAACCTGCGGGCGCGGATTTTTGACCGGCTCGGGTTGGCGCACACCTACCATGAAAACTTTGAAGCAGCCCGTGGCGGCGTGCTGGCGCATCACTTTTTCGACCTGAAGGCGTTTGGCAACCAGCAAAACATCGACGTGGCTGCCGCCAATATCAACACCTCAGCAAGCTGGGCAGGCGGGGCTATTGTCTCCAGCGCCGAAGACCTGCTGGTTTTCCTGCAAGCCCTGATGCACAACGAGTTGTTCCGCAACGCCAGCACCCTGGCGGACATGCAGCGCCTGACCAGCGCCAGCCCCAACTATGGGCTGGGTTTGATGGGGGGAACCATCAATGGCTACCAGGTCTGGGCACATACCGGCTTCTGGGGTACGCTGATGGCTTACAGCCCGCAAAAAAACGCCTGGCTGGTCATTGCTGTCAACCAGGTGATGGCGGATGTGGAGGCTGTTGGCATGGCTGTTTTCCAGGCTGCGCTGGATGCCAAACTATAG
- a CDS encoding heavy metal translocating P-type ATPase has product MPFPLIIIGGGLVAAGMVSWLHRQQEEQQTQPVITQQPSPVKSLVEQHQHDMQARAQEADKELKVSLVAMSATGIANVIYPPLLLFSVPLTVYGSMPIFRDAWQYWREKRRMHSSVIDAVAITGTVATGYYFAAAVINGMYFLGQKVLLKTEDHSSQKLLKLFSDTPRSVWLWRDGAEVETPFEDVQTGQLVVIHAGESIPFDGEIVQGTATVDQHMLTGESRPQEKTVGDSVFASTLLTAGKLHIRVDKAGKDTVAAQISEVLQNTLDFKSTVEARGTRIANQMTLPTLALTGIALGKLGPVGASTVANCNFSDIIRITIPLGVLNHLKLAAEQGILVKDGRALELLGEVDTVVFDKTGTLTHEEPEVGQIHTCNGFSTEQVLSLAATAEHRQTHPVARAILQAASQRGLQIGVSDHTHYELGHGIRAQMQGLSILLGSQRFMQKEDIALPANADWHENEAGHSLVYLAVDGKLAGVIELQPQLRPEVPAIVRKLRKRGLQLCILSGDHEQPTRQLAESLGIQHYFAETLPEDKARHIEELQAQGRKICFIGDGINDAVAMKTAQVAISLAGATTVATDTASIVLLDKSLQQLDNLFTLANGFDRNMKSGLAWSLLPGIAGIGAVFVLHMRIYGAVGLYLLSLGAGAANATHPLLQRKKFSRTQE; this is encoded by the coding sequence ATGCCATTTCCCCTGATCATCATCGGCGGAGGACTTGTCGCGGCAGGCATGGTTTCCTGGTTGCATCGGCAGCAGGAAGAACAACAAACTCAACCTGTTATCACGCAACAACCGAGTCCAGTCAAATCACTGGTTGAACAGCACCAGCACGACATGCAGGCGCGCGCACAAGAAGCTGACAAGGAACTTAAAGTATCTCTAGTGGCGATGAGTGCCACGGGTATAGCCAATGTCATCTACCCTCCCCTGCTGCTGTTTTCCGTGCCCCTGACCGTATACGGCTCCATGCCCATTTTCCGCGACGCCTGGCAATACTGGCGGGAAAAGCGTCGCATGCATTCCAGCGTGATTGATGCCGTGGCGATTACCGGCACTGTTGCCACCGGCTACTACTTTGCAGCCGCTGTCATCAACGGTATGTATTTCCTGGGTCAGAAGGTTCTGCTAAAAACGGAAGACCATTCCAGTCAGAAACTGCTGAAACTGTTCAGCGACACGCCACGCAGTGTGTGGTTGTGGCGCGATGGCGCGGAAGTGGAAACGCCGTTTGAAGACGTGCAAACCGGGCAGTTAGTGGTAATCCACGCTGGCGAAAGCATTCCTTTCGACGGTGAAATTGTGCAAGGCACAGCGACCGTCGACCAGCACATGCTGACCGGCGAATCCCGCCCGCAGGAAAAAACTGTCGGCGACTCGGTATTCGCCAGCACCTTACTGACCGCAGGTAAATTACACATCCGCGTCGACAAGGCGGGCAAGGACACCGTGGCCGCCCAGATTAGTGAAGTCCTGCAAAACACACTGGATTTCAAATCCACCGTGGAGGCGCGTGGCACCCGCATAGCCAATCAAATGACTCTGCCCACCCTTGCGTTAACAGGTATTGCACTGGGTAAACTAGGGCCAGTCGGAGCCAGCACAGTCGCCAACTGCAACTTCTCCGACATTATCCGTATCACCATCCCTCTGGGCGTATTGAACCACCTCAAACTGGCAGCGGAACAGGGCATTCTGGTCAAGGACGGGCGCGCATTGGAACTGCTGGGCGAAGTTGACACTGTGGTGTTCGACAAGACCGGCACACTCACGCACGAAGAACCCGAAGTCGGGCAAATTCATACCTGCAACGGTTTCAGCACGGAACAAGTGCTGTCGCTGGCGGCTACTGCCGAACACCGCCAGACCCACCCGGTGGCGCGCGCCATCCTACAAGCCGCTTCCCAACGCGGCCTGCAAATCGGCGTCAGCGACCATACCCATTACGAACTGGGGCACGGCATTCGCGCGCAGATGCAGGGGCTGAGCATCCTGCTGGGCAGCCAACGTTTCATGCAAAAAGAGGACATCGCCCTCCCAGCAAACGCCGACTGGCATGAAAACGAGGCAGGCCACTCACTGGTTTATCTGGCGGTCGACGGGAAACTCGCGGGCGTGATCGAACTGCAACCGCAACTTCGCCCCGAAGTCCCCGCCATCGTCAGGAAATTGCGCAAACGCGGGCTGCAACTGTGCATCCTCTCCGGCGACCACGAGCAACCGACCCGGCAACTGGCGGAATCGCTCGGCATCCAGCACTATTTCGCTGAAACCCTGCCGGAAGACAAGGCGCGTCATATTGAAGAGCTGCAAGCGCAAGGCCGCAAAATCTGTTTCATCGGTGATGGTATTAACGATGCTGTGGCAATGAAAACAGCCCAGGTCGCTATCTCGCTGGCGGGAGCCACCACTGTCGCCACAGATACCGCCAGTATCGTACTGCTGGACAAAAGCCTGCAACAACTGGACAACCTGTTCACGCTAGCCAACGGCTTTGACCGCAACATGAAGTCCGGCCTGGCATGGTCGCTGTTGCCGGGCATTGCCGGAATCGGCGCGGTATTTGTGCTGCACATGCGGATTTACGGCGCAGTGGGTTTGTATTTGCTGAGTCTGGGGGCAGGAGCAGCCAATGCAACACACCCTTTATTACAACGCAAAAAATTCAGCCGTACACAAGAGTGA
- a CDS encoding ATP-binding cassette domain-containing protein, protein MRELELSGLRQAISLVSQEVYLFPGTIYENIRYGNPDSTYADVVEAARMAEALEFIDKLPDGFDSPVSERGQNLSGGQRQRLSITRAILKKAPVMILDEATSAVDNETEAAIQRSIAGFSQGRTTIIIAHRLSTIRHADRRSCWSRESLPYSPCHTTRSKPSATTARQCKRSGSRYFSASTSR, encoded by the coding sequence TTGCGGGAACTGGAACTGTCCGGCCTGCGCCAGGCCATCAGCTTGGTCAGCCAGGAGGTTTACCTGTTTCCCGGCACCATTTATGAAAACATCCGCTACGGCAACCCTGACAGCACGTATGCAGACGTGGTGGAAGCGGCGCGGATGGCGGAAGCACTGGAGTTCATCGACAAGCTGCCGGACGGTTTTGACAGCCCGGTCAGTGAGCGTGGGCAGAACCTGTCCGGTGGGCAGCGCCAGCGCCTGTCGATCACCCGTGCCATCCTGAAGAAAGCGCCCGTCATGATTCTGGATGAGGCGACTTCCGCTGTCGATAATGAAACCGAAGCCGCCATCCAACGTTCTATCGCCGGTTTTTCGCAAGGGCGCACCACGATCATTATTGCTCACCGTCTGTCGACCATCCGTCATGCCGACAGGCGGAGCTGTTGGTCTCGTGAAAGCTTGCCTTACAGCCCCTGCCACACCACCCGATCAAAGCCCAGCGCCACCACGGCAAGGCAATGCAAGCGCTCCGGTTCCCGGTATTTCTCCGCCAGTACATCGCGATAA
- a CDS encoding methyltransferase domain-containing protein: MPLPLIDCRPLEAYLLGHIEGAASIPATEMPQRMHELPKTTQPLALCGDVDSLRMAREFLARKAYRVLEQTEWTPQLAASLMAQDRLESGVDSARLWQPAPLIERFVRAIAPAHGILPGKGLDIGCGSGRDMVYLAAHGWEMTGIDYLDGALQRAQALAASQQVNIQTECRDLETGTDPFADYADATFGLVCVARYLHRPLFPWMQRILQPGGVVIYQTFMQGCENTAIGRPRNPNFLLRPGELAEQFAGAEILLDEVENLDDGRPVSAFICRMRHSAVILRAATIIQGARCHPDLCDA, encoded by the coding sequence ATGCCTTTACCCCTGATCGATTGCCGCCCTTTAGAGGCCTATCTGCTTGGCCACATCGAGGGTGCTGCTTCCATCCCCGCCACTGAGATGCCGCAACGTATGCATGAGCTGCCTAAAACTACCCAGCCCCTCGCCTTGTGTGGGGATGTTGACAGCCTGCGTATGGCCAGAGAATTCCTGGCCCGCAAAGCTTATCGGGTATTGGAGCAAACCGAATGGACGCCGCAACTGGCAGCCAGCCTGATGGCTCAGGACAGGTTGGAGAGCGGTGTGGATTCCGCCCGTTTGTGGCAGCCCGCGCCGCTGATCGAGCGTTTTGTACGGGCTATTGCGCCTGCACATGGCATCCTCCCCGGCAAGGGGTTGGACATCGGTTGTGGGTCAGGCCGCGACATGGTGTATCTGGCTGCGCACGGCTGGGAGATGACCGGCATCGACTATCTGGATGGTGCATTGCAACGCGCCCAGGCACTGGCCGCCAGTCAGCAGGTCAATATCCAGACCGAATGCCGTGACCTGGAAACCGGCACAGACCCATTCGCTGACTATGCTGACGCGACATTCGGCCTGGTTTGCGTCGCCCGCTATCTGCACCGCCCTTTATTCCCCTGGATGCAACGCATCCTCCAGCCAGGTGGCGTCGTCATCTACCAAACCTTTATGCAAGGCTGTGAAAACACCGCAATAGGCCGCCCGCGCAACCCGAATTTCCTGCTCAGGCCGGGTGAGCTGGCGGAACAGTTTGCCGGGGCGGAGATCCTGCTGGATGAGGTGGAAAACCTTGACGATGGCCGCCCGGTTTCCGCTTTTATCTGCCGGATGAGGCATTCCGCCGTCATTTTAAGAGCTGCTACTATTATTCAGGGAGCAAGGTGTCACCCTGATTTGTGTGACGCATGA